One genomic window of Garra rufa chromosome 24, GarRuf1.0, whole genome shotgun sequence includes the following:
- the eif1b gene encoding eukaryotic translation initiation factor 1b has protein sequence MSNIQNLQSFDPFADATKGDDLLPAGTEDKIHIRIQQRNGRKTLTTVQGIADDYDKKKLVKAFKKKFACNGTVIEHPEYGEVIQLQGDQRKNICQFLMEINIVKEEQLKVHGF, from the exons ATGTCCAATATACAGAACCTCCAATCTTTCG ATCCCTTTGCTGATGCAACTAAGGGTGACGACTTGCTCCCGGCTGGGACTGAGGATAAAATCCACATAAGGATTCAGCAACGAAACGGCCGCAAAACACTGACCACAGTGCAAGGCATTGCAGATGATTATGATAAAAAGAAACTTGTGAAAGCCTTTAAGAAg AAATTTGCCTGCAATGGGACTGTGATCGAGCACCCAGAGTATGGCGAGGTGATTCAGTTACAGGGGGACCAAAGGAAGAATATCTGTCAGTTTCTGATGGAG ATTAACATTGTAAAGGAGGAGCAGTTAAAGGTTCACGGGTTTTAA